A section of the Chryseobacterium ginsenosidimutans genome encodes:
- a CDS encoding Coq4 family protein, with protein sequence MKKIRVQFLLFVYDKTQKLYRKYFKKKKRQWQFTEKQLLEFQEDSLGRKLGEFYKKHGFTMIPKMEDHDVHHLITGCGTNFEDEIAMQFLLLGNGKLNAHLLAAIVLGTLILPEYLKIYLKAYKKGQNMRPFYQWDFEALLWQNFENLKDFVQQKNPTVLY encoded by the coding sequence ATGAAAAAAATACGCGTTCAATTTCTTCTTTTCGTCTACGACAAGACTCAGAAACTTTACAGAAAATATTTTAAGAAAAAGAAAAGACAATGGCAATTCACAGAAAAACAATTGTTGGAATTTCAGGAAGATTCTCTGGGAAGAAAACTGGGAGAATTTTACAAAAAGCATGGCTTTACGATGATTCCGAAAATGGAAGACCACGATGTTCATCATCTGATTACCGGTTGCGGAACCAATTTTGAAGACGAGATCGCGATGCAGTTTCTTTTGCTAGGAAACGGAAAACTGAATGCCCATCTTTTGGCAGCAATCGTTCTGGGAACACTTATTTTACCGGAATATCTCAAAATTTATCTCAAAGCCTATAAAAAAGGACAAAACATGAGACCGTTTTATCAGTGGGATTTTGAAGCCTTGCTTTGGCAGAATTTCGAAAACCTTAAAGATTTTGTGCAGCAGAAGAATCCGACAGTTCTATATTAA
- the clpX gene encoding ATP-dependent Clp protease ATP-binding subunit ClpX: protein MNSNQCSFCGRKRNEVQMLISGQNGFICENCIEQAHAIVKDGGSKSSDSSPAENVNELKKPKEIKEFLNEYVIGQDQAKKQLSIAVYNHYKRLLHAQDENREVELEKSNIIMIGETGTGKTLLAKTIARELNVPFCIVDATILTEAGYVGEDVESILSRLLMVADYDVEKAEKGIVFIDEIDKIARKSDNPSITRDVSGEGVQQGLLKLLEGSIVNVPPQGGRKHPDQKYIQVNTQNILFIAGGAFDGIKEIIERRMNKQAIGFSSEKINKVDEDDYVLTNINAIDLRTFGLIPELLGRFPIITYLDKLTKEVMVRIMKEPKNSIVNQFVELFKMDGTKLVFTDGAIEKIVEETMEKGLGARGLRGTTEKVLEDYMFSIGEEKEIILTEDNIFVNK from the coding sequence ATGAATTCAAACCAATGTTCTTTCTGCGGAAGAAAGAGAAATGAAGTTCAAATGCTGATTTCCGGTCAGAACGGCTTTATTTGTGAAAATTGCATCGAGCAGGCTCATGCAATTGTAAAAGACGGCGGATCAAAATCATCAGATTCTTCTCCTGCAGAAAATGTGAATGAACTAAAAAAGCCAAAAGAGATTAAAGAATTTCTTAACGAGTATGTAATCGGACAGGATCAGGCAAAGAAACAATTGTCGATTGCGGTTTACAATCACTATAAAAGATTACTTCACGCCCAGGACGAAAACAGGGAAGTTGAGCTGGAAAAATCAAATATCATCATGATTGGTGAGACAGGAACAGGGAAAACTTTATTGGCAAAAACTATTGCAAGAGAATTAAATGTTCCGTTTTGTATTGTTGATGCAACGATCTTAACAGAAGCGGGTTATGTGGGAGAAGATGTTGAAAGTATCCTTTCGAGACTTTTAATGGTGGCAGATTATGATGTAGAAAAAGCAGAAAAAGGAATCGTATTTATCGATGAGATTGATAAAATTGCAAGAAAATCGGATAATCCGAGCATCACAAGAGATGTTTCGGGTGAAGGTGTTCAGCAGGGTTTATTGAAATTATTGGAAGGAAGTATTGTGAATGTTCCGCCTCAGGGAGGTAGGAAACATCCTGATCAAAAATATATTCAGGTAAATACGCAGAATATATTATTTATTGCAGGTGGAGCTTTTGACGGGATCAAGGAGATTATCGAAAGAAGGATGAACAAGCAGGCAATAGGTTTCAGCTCTGAAAAAATAAATAAAGTAGACGAAGATGATTATGTATTAACAAATATTAATGCAATTGATCTTCGTACTTTTGGATTAATTCCCGAACTTTTAGGAAGATTTCCAATTATCACTTACCTCGATAAACTCACGAAAGAAGTGATGGTAAGAATTATGAAAGAGCCTAAAAATTCTATTGTAAATCAATTTGTGGAGCTTTTCAAAATGGACGGAACCAAATTGGTTTTCACAGACGGAGCGATTGAAAAGATAGTAGAGGAGACTATGGAGAAAGGCTTAGGAGCAAGAGGACTTAGAGGAACTACTGAGAAAGTGCTCGAAGACTATATGTTTTCAATAGGTGAAGAAAAAGAAATAATATTAACTGAGGATAATATTTTTGTTAATAAATAA
- a CDS encoding phage tail protein — protein MEEMMGVIKLFAGNFPPKDYMYCNGALLSIAQNSALFAILGTTYGGDGVSTFALPNLNGRSPIGAGNSATGSYQLGEAAGSSQTTILSINLPSINSQLRVANANANSATPSSGSAIAITGNTVGRDFTAIPSYVNTDPDTMLNLKSVYFQGQNLPINNMPPYLGLNYIICVFGIFPSRS, from the coding sequence ATGGAAGAAATGATGGGAGTTATCAAATTGTTCGCGGGCAATTTCCCTCCAAAAGATTACATGTATTGCAATGGAGCTTTATTAAGCATTGCTCAAAATTCAGCACTTTTTGCAATTTTAGGAACTACATACGGTGGCGACGGTGTTTCAACTTTTGCATTACCGAATTTAAATGGCCGTTCCCCAATCGGAGCAGGAAATTCAGCAACCGGATCATACCAACTTGGTGAAGCCGCAGGATCTTCACAAACTACGATTCTTTCTATCAACTTACCAAGCATCAACAGCCAATTAAGAGTAGCTAATGCGAATGCAAATTCTGCTACACCTTCATCAGGTTCGGCGATTGCAATTACTGGAAATACTGTAGGTAGAGACTTCACCGCAATTCCCAGCTATGTAAATACAGATCCTGATACAATGCTTAATCTAAAATCTGTTTATTTTCAAGGGCAGAATCTGCCTATTAATAATATGCCTCCTTACTTAGGATTAAACTATATTATTTGTGTTTTTGGAATATTTCCTTCAAGATCATAA
- a CDS encoding DUF4153 domain-containing protein, producing the protein MKTHHYIFLTTILFVIVFYDQNVGLNLGIIGIIYSVLTFFRTPQKNRTRTFIFLFVTSILSSIAFAWYGDFPSFLAIASSILLLGYRSRNRRMKILLLIPVFVINCFTSICRFFSFDEWLPKRNVSGLWQKILGFVLIPLILMSVFFGIYSAGSDHFASLFTNFEIDINFWQLFAMIVLGFFIAFNYWNYAVEKFIYKNNHILNDDFVEKDKIQKPTYSFLDLNAERTSGIISFFALNILLIFFIITYNYEQFYEVVKTPIQLSEETHERVNAVILSIIMAILVIMFYFKSNFNFDPKVGLMKILVKIWIFLNAVLVISAMIKNSEYIINYGFTYKRLGVYAFLILSLIGLIMTFIKIQTKRKNAFLFNTMAWYIYGTILLCSYINWGGIITSQNMKRKDFALNYHKNAINFSEKQLLEYAEEKHNNQLKAELLNLQRVKFQQNEKFLSKVLYYQTIK; encoded by the coding sequence ATGAAAACACATCATTATATATTTCTTACCACAATCTTATTTGTTATCGTATTTTATGATCAGAATGTCGGGTTAAATCTCGGTATTATCGGAATTATTTATTCCGTGCTTACATTTTTCAGAACTCCTCAAAAAAACAGGACACGAACTTTTATTTTCCTTTTTGTGACAAGTATTCTGTCGAGCATCGCTTTTGCCTGGTACGGAGATTTTCCTTCGTTTTTGGCGATTGCAAGTTCAATTTTATTGTTAGGTTACCGATCAAGAAACCGAAGAATGAAAATTCTGTTGCTGATTCCGGTTTTTGTTATCAATTGTTTTACATCAATTTGCAGATTTTTCAGTTTTGATGAATGGCTTCCGAAAAGAAACGTTTCAGGATTGTGGCAGAAAATTTTGGGTTTTGTTTTAATACCTTTAATTCTGATGTCTGTTTTCTTTGGAATTTATTCTGCAGGAAGTGACCATTTTGCCAGTCTTTTTACAAATTTTGAAATTGATATTAATTTTTGGCAATTATTTGCTATGATTGTTTTAGGTTTTTTTATTGCCTTCAATTATTGGAATTATGCAGTTGAAAAATTCATTTATAAAAATAACCATATTCTAAATGATGATTTTGTGGAAAAAGATAAAATTCAGAAACCGACCTATTCATTTCTGGATTTGAATGCCGAAAGAACGAGCGGTATTATTTCTTTCTTTGCATTAAATATTCTGTTGATTTTTTTCATTATTACTTATAATTATGAACAGTTTTATGAAGTGGTAAAAACTCCCATTCAGCTTTCGGAAGAAACCCACGAAAGAGTCAATGCCGTAATTTTATCAATTATAATGGCGATTTTGGTGATTATGTTTTATTTTAAATCTAATTTTAATTTTGATCCGAAAGTCGGTTTAATGAAAATTTTAGTTAAAATCTGGATTTTCCTGAATGCGGTTCTCGTCATTTCTGCAATGATAAAAAACTCAGAATACATCATCAATTACGGATTTACCTATAAAAGATTAGGCGTTTATGCTTTCCTTATTTTATCATTAATCGGTCTGATTATGACCTTCATTAAAATTCAGACGAAAAGAAAGAACGCTTTCCTTTTCAATACAATGGCATGGTATATTTACGGAACAATCCTGCTTTGCAGCTACATCAACTGGGGCGGAATCATCACTTCCCAAAATATGAAACGTAAAGATTTTGCTTTAAATTATCATAAAAATGCCATCAATTTCAGTGAAAAACAGCTTTTAGAATATGCGGAAGAAAAACATAATAATCAACTGAAAGCAGAACTTTTAAACTTACAGAGAGTGAAGTTTCAACAAAACGAAAAATTTCTTTCAAAAGTTCTGTATTATCAAACTATTAAATAA
- a CDS encoding enoyl-CoA hydratase/isomerase family protein — protein MNEFVVSELKNNIAEITFGTPKSNSLPGAILEKLAQTILEEGAKDEVKGILVKSEGEKAFCAGASFDELLEIEELEKSTKFFGGFAKVLNAMRNCGKIVVVRVQGKTTGGGVGIACGADYCFATKDSALALTEINLGIGPFVIGPYVERKIGKSQFSAMAIDADFRSAEWAEQHNVYHSVSENIQEMDSKLEKFMQTLASRSSDALALIKKVSWEGTDHFNELMPARIHMSASLILEDSAKKNIESIKERLRAK, from the coding sequence ATGAACGAATTCGTAGTATCGGAACTTAAAAACAATATCGCCGAAATCACATTCGGAACTCCCAAAAGTAATTCTCTTCCTGGAGCAATTCTCGAAAAGCTGGCACAGACAATTTTAGAAGAAGGAGCAAAAGATGAGGTAAAAGGAATTCTTGTGAAAAGTGAAGGTGAAAAAGCTTTCTGCGCCGGAGCCAGTTTTGATGAGCTGTTAGAAATTGAAGAGTTGGAAAAATCAACAAAATTTTTCGGAGGTTTTGCAAAAGTTTTGAATGCGATGAGAAATTGCGGTAAGATTGTTGTGGTAAGAGTTCAGGGGAAAACAACTGGAGGTGGAGTAGGAATTGCTTGTGGAGCCGATTACTGTTTTGCCACAAAAGATTCTGCATTGGCCTTAACAGAGATTAATTTAGGAATCGGGCCTTTCGTGATCGGGCCGTATGTTGAAAGAAAAATTGGGAAATCTCAGTTTTCAGCAATGGCAATTGATGCAGATTTCAGATCAGCTGAATGGGCAGAACAGCATAATGTTTATCATTCCGTATCCGAAAATATTCAGGAAATGGATTCCAAGTTAGAGAAGTTTATGCAGACATTGGCTTCCAGAAGCAGTGATGCTTTAGCTTTAATTAAAAAAGTGTCATGGGAAGGGACAGATCATTTCAATGAACTGATGCCGGCAAGAATCCACATGAGTGCAAGTTTAATTCTTGAAGATTCTGCTAAGAAAAATATTGAATCTATTAAAGAAAGATTGAGAGCAAAATAA
- the greA gene encoding transcription elongation factor GreA, whose translation MASYVTKEGLEKMKAELEQLETVERPKITQQIAEARDKGDLSENAEYDAAKEAQGMLEMRISKLKDIVSTSKIIDESQLDTSKVSILTTVRLKNNATNQEQIFKLVPDNESDLKTGKISVNTPIAKGLLGKVIGDTADITLPNGNKLSFEVLEITL comes from the coding sequence ATGGCAAGCTATGTTACAAAGGAGGGATTAGAGAAAATGAAAGCTGAGCTGGAACAGTTGGAAACTGTGGAAAGACCAAAGATTACGCAGCAGATTGCAGAAGCAAGAGATAAAGGAGATTTGTCTGAAAATGCAGAATATGATGCGGCTAAAGAAGCTCAGGGTATGCTTGAAATGAGAATTTCTAAGCTGAAGGATATTGTTTCTACTTCTAAAATCATAGACGAAAGTCAATTAGATACTTCAAAAGTTTCAATCCTTACAACGGTGAGACTTAAAAATAATGCAACGAATCAGGAACAGATTTTTAAATTGGTTCCCGATAATGAAAGCGATCTTAAAACAGGAAAAATTTCTGTGAATACTCCTATTGCGAAAGGATTATTGGGTAAAGTGATAGGCGATACCGCAGACATCACTCTGCCGAACGGAAACAAACTGTCTTTTGAAGTATTAGAGATTACTCTATAA
- a CDS encoding phage tail protein, with protein MEEMIGVIKSFAGNFAPRGFMLCDGSLLNIQSNTALFSILGTTYGGDGIRTFALPNLTGRFPIGAGNVNSTEYYPLGVQAGTTQTTIIAQNLPSFMSQLKVANANANSDTPSSSSSIAITGNTVGRDFTSIPSFVNGDPDTVINQKSVSFVGQNIPINNMSPYLGLNYIICVEGIYPPRQ; from the coding sequence ATGGAAGAAATGATCGGAGTAATTAAATCATTTGCAGGAAACTTTGCACCTAGAGGTTTTATGCTATGTGATGGAAGCCTGCTAAACATCCAAAGTAACACTGCCCTTTTCTCTATTTTAGGAACTACTTATGGTGGAGACGGTATAAGAACCTTTGCTTTACCAAATTTAACAGGTCGTTTTCCTATCGGTGCAGGAAATGTAAACTCTACCGAATATTATCCACTAGGGGTACAAGCCGGAACAACCCAAACTACTATTATTGCACAAAACTTACCAAGCTTTATGAGCCAGCTAAAAGTAGCAAATGCGAATGCTAACTCTGATACACCTTCATCCAGCTCATCAATTGCGATTACAGGAAATACTGTAGGAAGAGATTTTACATCTATCCCAAGTTTTGTAAACGGAGATCCTGATACTGTTATTAATCAAAAATCTGTTTCTTTTGTTGGTCAGAATATTCCAATCAACAACATGTCTCCGTATTTAGGATTGAACTATATTATCTGTGTAGAAGGAATTTACCCTCCAAGACAATAA
- the dtd gene encoding D-aminoacyl-tRNA deacylase, with translation MKVVIQRVSKSHVKVDGKIVGEIGKGLMLLVGIDENDEKTDADWLVQKILNLRIFGDEDDKLNLSVQDIKGEILCISQFTLISDYKKGNRPSFIKAAKPDKAIPLFDYFKEEISKSGLKTGSGIFGADMKVSLTNDGPVTIVMDSITKA, from the coding sequence ATGAAAGTCGTTATACAAAGAGTTTCCAAATCCCATGTAAAAGTCGACGGAAAAATAGTCGGTGAAATCGGGAAAGGATTAATGCTTTTGGTAGGTATTGATGAAAATGATGAGAAAACCGATGCAGACTGGCTTGTTCAGAAAATTTTGAATCTAAGAATTTTCGGAGATGAAGATGATAAATTAAATCTTTCTGTACAGGATATAAAAGGAGAGATCCTTTGTATCAGTCAGTTTACTTTAATTTCAGATTATAAAAAAGGAAACCGCCCGTCTTTCATCAAAGCAGCAAAACCGGATAAAGCGATTCCTCTTTTTGATTATTTTAAAGAAGAAATTTCAAAATCGGGACTGAAAACCGGAAGTGGAATTTTCGGTGCAGATATGAAGGTTTCTTTAACTAATGACGGTCCGGTAACAATCGTGATGGATTCTATTACAAAAGCTTAA
- a CDS encoding DUF1361 domain-containing protein, producing the protein MIKKLEENGRFEITLLLVFMTIFCFSLSIFRYYISETKVFFFLNWNLFLAGIPFLISSSLLILNIRSKFSLIIAITVWILFFPNFPYILTDLFHLKIRSSVPIWYDLVVILSYAWTGLFYGFISLRDIEELLSVYFRKSTISIITVSFLFLASFGVYLGRFLRWNSWDILSNSFGLFNNIVVRIIYQMEYTRTWGITILMGIMLNFMYFMIRSMKNINKEIRVKEN; encoded by the coding sequence ATGATAAAAAAATTAGAAGAGAATGGAAGATTTGAAATCACACTATTGTTGGTTTTTATGACGATATTTTGTTTCAGCCTTTCTATTTTCAGATATTATATCAGTGAAACGAAAGTGTTTTTCTTTCTGAACTGGAATTTATTTCTTGCCGGAATCCCTTTTCTGATAAGTAGTTCCTTATTGATTCTTAATATCAGAAGCAAGTTTTCATTAATTATTGCCATTACAGTCTGGATTTTATTTTTTCCGAATTTTCCATACATTTTAACAGATCTTTTCCATTTAAAAATAAGAAGTTCAGTTCCGATCTGGTATGATTTGGTAGTGATTTTGTCTTATGCCTGGACGGGCTTATTTTATGGATTCATCAGTTTACGGGATATTGAAGAATTACTTTCGGTTTATTTCAGGAAATCAACGATCAGTATAATTACGGTTTCATTTTTATTCCTGGCAAGTTTCGGAGTGTATTTGGGGAGATTTTTAAGATGGAACAGCTGGGATATTTTGAGTAATTCTTTTGGTTTGTTCAATAATATTGTTGTGAGAATTATTTATCAGATGGAATATACAAGAACATGGGGAATTACCATTTTGATGGGAATTATGCTCAATTTTATGTACTTTATGATAAGATCAATGAAGAATATAAATAAGGAAATCAGGGTAAAGGAAAATTAA
- a CDS encoding T9SS type A sorting domain-containing protein has protein sequence MRKSLFAIGLLAAVYSVQAQNVLVHVDNAATTYVSEGTLVYSGGGLQMKGNGVVENHGNFMVAGSVTDSFKTIDASNVDKTEATGGGNFINKLNQATSYASVNTNSSSATPVYTYGQLFISGVPQASITGIVDQEFRAVNHGTYQQIGLPFYDKTASTLSTELGKTFNNTRYSKNEILTWDNANVVSANVSTTSKLGVSNPGTAYYMLGGLGLDVSTVTRTVKGRPLTDIANTVTLQNAGSAVNFGTGGNAVNTYNEKYNTYVQDGFHIAAGGTAWQASYGKNWYQFSNPYLTNLDLSRIAIAEAGATGSANGDGVNLTNIQGVRLEVSGVTTTQTGGTGSSSYKFITFSAGAPTGDVDYMMVRPMGTFAIKLLNNTAADQLNFSNLRRFNYYSRATTTDYNVAASKNTTGTVKQLGVIGLDNNGKEVGRTYYVVYPKGTTGHSTEALTQMTASSSDLVGTYEEAINGGYDTNYTGQYWLYINEANENNFTGKNIKLVNYDLTKVKSYKFEIRENAELVSNGTHALSTGIGFYYKAPNGTAQQAVQGAVIPVSGAEYDLYYGEPSNIVLAANETKAPSRTVVVYNPEITNYIVRFDPNWKKADIEVYDMSGKLVISKKSVETSKDFVIELDNKIKNSYIVKVVSDKGDIVNTKILK, from the coding sequence ATGAGAAAAAGTTTATTTGCTATTGGTTTATTAGCAGCTGTTTATTCTGTTCAGGCGCAGAATGTTCTAGTACACGTAGATAATGCTGCTACTACGTACGTAAGTGAAGGCACTCTGGTTTATAGCGGAGGTGGCTTACAAATGAAAGGAAATGGTGTTGTGGAAAATCATGGTAACTTTATGGTTGCCGGTTCTGTAACAGATTCCTTTAAAACAATTGATGCTTCAAATGTTGATAAGACTGAAGCTACCGGCGGAGGTAATTTTATAAATAAATTAAATCAGGCCACTTCTTATGCTTCTGTAAATACGAACAGTTCCTCTGCGACTCCGGTTTATACTTATGGCCAGTTATTTATTTCTGGAGTTCCACAAGCAAGTATTACGGGTATTGTAGATCAGGAATTCAGAGCTGTGAATCACGGTACTTACCAACAGATTGGTTTGCCGTTCTATGACAAGACAGCTTCTACTTTAAGTACAGAATTAGGTAAGACATTCAACAACACAAGATATTCCAAAAATGAAATTCTTACATGGGACAATGCTAATGTAGTTTCGGCTAATGTTAGTACGACTTCCAAGTTAGGAGTTTCGAATCCTGGGACAGCTTATTATATGTTGGGAGGATTAGGACTAGACGTCAGTACTGTAACAAGAACTGTTAAAGGTCGTCCTTTGACTGATATTGCTAATACTGTTACTTTACAGAATGCTGGTTCTGCGGTTAACTTTGGTACCGGCGGAAATGCAGTGAATACATACAACGAAAAATACAACACGTACGTTCAGGATGGATTTCATATTGCTGCTGGAGGAACAGCTTGGCAAGCATCTTATGGTAAAAACTGGTATCAGTTCTCAAATCCTTACTTAACAAATTTAGATTTATCAAGAATTGCAATTGCTGAGGCGGGAGCTACAGGATCTGCAAATGGAGATGGTGTAAATTTAACAAATATTCAGGGAGTTAGGTTAGAAGTTTCTGGAGTTACAACTACTCAAACAGGTGGTACAGGTTCTTCATCTTATAAATTTATTACATTTAGTGCTGGCGCTCCAACTGGAGATGTTGACTATATGATGGTAAGACCGATGGGAACTTTTGCTATTAAATTACTTAATAATACTGCTGCAGACCAACTAAACTTTTCAAATCTTAGAAGGTTTAATTACTACAGTAGAGCGACAACGACTGATTATAATGTTGCAGCTAGTAAAAATACTACAGGTACTGTAAAACAATTAGGAGTTATTGGTCTTGATAACAACGGTAAAGAAGTTGGAAGAACATACTATGTTGTATATCCTAAAGGAACAACAGGACACTCTACTGAAGCTTTAACTCAAATGACTGCCTCTTCTTCAGATTTGGTAGGAACATATGAAGAAGCAATTAACGGAGGATATGATACTAACTATACAGGACAGTATTGGTTGTACATTAATGAAGCTAATGAAAATAATTTTACAGGAAAAAATATTAAATTAGTTAATTATGATCTTACAAAAGTAAAATCATATAAATTTGAAATCAGAGAGAATGCTGAACTTGTAAGCAATGGTACTCATGCCTTGTCAACAGGAATCGGTTTCTATTATAAAGCACCAAACGGAACAGCACAACAAGCAGTTCAGGGGGCAGTAATTCCTGTATCTGGTGCTGAATACGATCTATACTACGGAGAACCTAGTAATATTGTGTTAGCTGCTAATGAAACTAAAGCTCCTTCAAGAACAGTTGTAGTTTATAATCCTGAAATTACAAACTATATTGTTAGATTTGATCCAAATTGGAAAAAAGCAGATATTGAAGTTTATGATATGAGTGGTAAATTGGTTATCTCTAAAAAATCTGTTGAAACTTCTAAAGACTTTGTAATTGAATTAGACAACAAAATCAAAAATTCTTACATTGTAAAAGTTGTTTCTGATAAAGGAGATATTGTTAACACTAAAATCTTAAAATAA
- a CDS encoding winged helix-turn-helix domain-containing protein: MIKINQLNKEFESRVRLGIMSVLMVNDWVDFSEMKSLLEITDGNLASHSNALEKVKYIEVKKEFVGKKPRTSYRVTQNGRAAFTEHLNALEKLLGR; encoded by the coding sequence ATGATAAAAATAAATCAACTCAACAAAGAATTCGAAAGCCGTGTAAGATTGGGCATTATGTCTGTTCTTATGGTCAACGACTGGGTTGATTTTTCGGAAATGAAAAGCCTTTTGGAAATTACAGACGGAAATTTGGCGAGTCACAGCAATGCTTTGGAAAAAGTGAAATATATTGAAGTCAAAAAAGAATTTGTTGGCAAAAAACCGCGAACTTCTTACAGAGTAACCCAAAATGGGAGAGCAGCTTTTACAGAACATTTGAATGCTTTAGAAAAATTATTAGGTAGATAA
- a CDS encoding FKBP-type peptidyl-prolyl cis-trans isomerase N-terminal domain-containing protein has translation MKKTLITLVLLTGVNFVFAQKSYTEDQKASYYIGLDIAQNMKKQAFPIDPDLLAQAIKDEFSDKPKLFPKEELGTFLQGFMQKQNEKKQTQAEENKKKSTDFLAKNKLNKKITTTASGLQYEVLKEGDGKAKPVASSTANVTYTGKLMDGTVFDSTDKNGGKPIELNLSGVIKGWIEGIQLMSKGAKYRFYIPSDLAYGDNGAGNVIPPGAALIFDVELVDFK, from the coding sequence ATGAAAAAAACCTTAATTACCTTAGTTCTTCTTACAGGAGTAAACTTTGTATTCGCTCAAAAATCTTACACTGAAGATCAGAAAGCATCTTATTACATCGGTCTTGATATTGCTCAAAATATGAAAAAGCAGGCATTTCCCATAGATCCGGATCTTTTGGCGCAGGCTATAAAAGACGAATTTTCTGATAAGCCAAAACTATTCCCGAAAGAGGAATTGGGCACTTTTTTACAAGGTTTCATGCAGAAACAAAATGAAAAGAAACAAACGCAGGCAGAAGAAAATAAAAAGAAAAGTACAGATTTTTTAGCTAAAAATAAACTGAACAAAAAAATAACAACCACTGCAAGCGGTTTACAATATGAAGTACTGAAAGAAGGTGACGGAAAGGCAAAGCCAGTCGCTTCAAGTACTGCGAATGTAACGTATACAGGGAAATTAATGGACGGAACGGTTTTCGATTCTACAGATAAAAATGGCGGAAAACCTATCGAACTGAATCTTTCCGGAGTGATAAAAGGCTGGATAGAAGGTATTCAACTGATGAGCAAAGGCGCTAAATACAGATTTTACATCCCGTCTGATCTTGCTTATGGAGACAATGGAGCAGGAAATGTGATTCCTCCGGGAGCAGCTCTTATTTTCGATGTAGAGTTGGTAGATTTTAAATAA
- a CDS encoding HIT family protein — protein MSTIFTKIINGEIPSYKIAEDDNFIAFLDAMPLVKGHTLVVPKKEVDLIFDLESEEYKNLWSFAQQVARKVKNGIPCVRVGVAVVGLEVPHAHIHLIPLNKVEDMNFKNERLKLSDEEYTDIQNSIINS, from the coding sequence ATGAGTACAATATTCACAAAGATCATCAACGGAGAAATCCCTTCCTATAAAATTGCTGAAGATGATAATTTCATTGCTTTTTTGGATGCGATGCCTTTGGTAAAAGGACATACGTTGGTGGTTCCTAAAAAAGAAGTTGATTTAATTTTTGATCTTGAAAGCGAAGAGTACAAAAATCTTTGGAGTTTTGCTCAGCAAGTTGCTAGGAAGGTCAAAAATGGAATTCCCTGCGTAAGAGTAGGGGTGGCAGTTGTGGGATTGGAAGTTCCTCATGCACACATTCATTTAATTCCTTTAAATAAAGTGGAGGATATGAATTTCAAAAATGAAAGATTGAAATTATCAGATGAAGAGTATACAGATATTCAGAACTCAATTATTAATTCTTAA